One genomic segment of Ricinus communis isolate WT05 ecotype wild-type chromosome 5, ASM1957865v1, whole genome shotgun sequence includes these proteins:
- the LOC8276054 gene encoding 60S ribosomal protein L30: MVVAKKTKKTHESINNRLALVMKSGKYTLGYKTVLKSLRSSKGKLVIIANNCPPLRKSEIEYYAMLAKVGVHHYNGNNVDLGTACGKYYRVCCLSIIDPGDSDIIKSMPGEH, encoded by the exons ATGGTGGTCGCCAAGAAGACA AAGAAGACACATGAGAGTATCAACAACAGGCTGGCTTTGGTTATGAAGAGTGGGAAATACACATTGGGTTACAAGACTGTTCTCAAATCTCTTAGGAGTTCTAAAG GGAAGCTCGTTATCATTGCTAACAACTGCCCTCCTCTTAGAAAGTCTGAGATAGAGTACTATGCAATGTTGGCAAAGGTTGGCGTTCACCACTACAACGGCA ACAATGTGGACTTGGGTACTGCCTGTGGAAAATATTACAGAGTGTGCTGCCTCAGCATTATTGATCCAg GTGATTCTGATATCATTAAGAGCATGCCTGGTGAACATTGA
- the LOC8276055 gene encoding methanol O-anthraniloyltransferase — translation MALPPPPFTFAVRRSPPELIVPARPTPRELKKVSDIDDQEGLRFQISFVMFYRSLPSMKGRDPVEIIRKALSEALVFYYPFAGRLIEGPNRKLIVDCNGEGILFIEADADITIEQLGDSMQPPCPCIEELLYDVPGSSGIIGCPLLLIQITRLACGGFVFAVRLNHVMSDSVGLAKFFKATGEIAKGACMPSLFPVWQREILSARNPPQVTHKLEEYEEIKHTDDKSILTLDSPDMVQRAFFFGPKEMRSLRRQLPSHLRNCSSFEMLAACLWRCRTIAFDIPPNEVVRLSCIMNVRGKKGLQLPDGYCGNSFIFPAVLSRAEHLCKNPLGYAVELVRKSKSKMSEEYIRSTIDLMEIKGRPHYVTAWNLLLVDMSHVGLADVDFGWGNPVYFGPTGSFPNISMFSRFKNSKGENGFVVPMWLPRTVMEKFQDEFLKMTEESAENLNDARRQRIISTL, via the exons ATGGCACTGCCGCCGCCACCTTTTACATTCGCAGTTCGGCGTAGCCCGCCAGAACTGATTGTGCCGGCTAGACCAACACCTCGTGAACTAAAGAAAGTTTCAGATATAGATGATCAAGAAGGCCTACGTTTTCAGATCTCATTCGTAATGTTTTACCGTAGCCTTCCATCTATGAAAGGGAGGGACCCTGTTGAGATCATCAGAAAAGCATTAAGTGAAGCTCTAGTGTTTTACTACCCATTTGCAGGTAGACTTATAGAAGGGCCTAACAGGAAACTTATAGTTGATTGCAATGGAGAAGGGATCTTGTTTATTGAAGCTGATGCTGATATTACGATTGAACAACTGGGTGACTCCATGCAACCTCCGTGTCCTTGCATTGAAGAACTTCTATATGATGTTCCTGGCTCTTCAGGTATCATCGGGTGTCCTTTGTTGCTGATTCAG ATTACCCGCTTGGCATGCGGAGGATTTGTCTTTGCAGTGCGTTTAAACCATGTAATGAGTGACTCGGTTGGATTGGCAAAATTCTTCAAAGCAACTGGGGAAATTGCAAAAGGAGCATGCATGCCATCCCTTTTCCCTGTTTGGCAAAGAGAAATCTTATCTGCACGAAACCCGCCTCAAGTGACTCATAAACTTGaagaatatgaggaaataaagCACACTGACGACAAAAGCATACTGACTTTGGACAGTCCAGACATGGTCCAACGTGCTTTCTTTTTTGGCCCTAAAGAAATGAGATCTCTGAGAAGGCAACTGCCTTCTCACCTTCGCAATTGCTCAAGCTTTGAAATGCTGGCTGCATGTTTATGGAGATGTCGCACAATCGCATTTGATATTCCTCCTAATGAAGTTGTTCGACTATCATGTATCATGAATGTTCGTGGCAAGAAAGGCCTGCAATTACCGGATGGATACTGTGGCAACTCTTTTATCTTCCCTGCGGTTCTTTCAAGGGCTGAACACTTGTGTAAAAATCCATTAGGGTATGCAGTTGAGTTAGTAAGGAAATCAAAAAGCAAAATGAGTGAAGAATACATAAGGTCGACGATTGATCTGATGGAGATAAAGGGGCGACCACACTATGTTACAGCTTGGAACTTGCTTCTTGTTGATATGAGTCATGTTGGTCTTGCAGATGTTGATTTTGGATGGGGAAACCCAGTTTATTTTGGACCAACTGGCTCATTCCCAAATATAAGTATGTTTTCTCGCTTCAAAAATAGTAAAGGTGAGAATGGTTTTGTGGTTCCGATGTGGTTGCCGAGAACAGTCATGGAAAAGTTTCAAGATGAATTCTTGAAAATGACTGAGGAGTCTGCAGAGAATCTGAATGATGCCAGGAGGCAGAGAATTATTTCAACGCTTTAA